ACAAGATAATATTGTTGTTCACCAATTTGACACCTCCAAGttatttcaacatcaatatcattataattccaTCCAAGTTCATGACAActgatttctttcatttctacaTACGACATGCCTAAATTACTAGTTAACAACAAACTGCTCCTGTCATTGTATGTGATACTACTGTTCATTTTAGGAACAATATTGCCACCACAATGACATAACATAAATATGTTGTTAGacattttgtaaaaaaaaatcggaTTCTAGtcaatttaacataattttaactaaattgcatTATCCCAATCCTAATTGGaaaaattcatagcaaattcAACCAAATTCCCAAAATTTAACGTTAAAGCaaacttaacaaaaaattaaacataattcatgatattaattgatattttttcatgctcaattgcattaattcaaaaacaaattcatagcaaattaatttaattctaagAAAATACTAAATTCGTCAAGTTATCAACAATTCAATAAAACATGTAATTCGTCATAATTCAACCACATTTATGCTCTATTGCATGAACATGTGTGCGTATTTAACTACATTATTATCCGATTCCAACAatatacataaaatttataatttggcaacttaacataaattaaacacaataaatattaaattgaaataattaactcaacttattttcatgttcaaccatatcaaataaactttaattaaatgtatttttaattaatttatcattgatTCAGCAAACcctaaattcaacaaaaataattatttgatttcaatcaaaccaaatacaaattaataGCAATGCAGtatgtttatcttatttataGGAGTACAAGAGTGGTTGGGGCAACAGAGGAAGCGGTAGTGGCAGTAAAGGGAACGATggattttcaacataaaaacattaaaggaTGCTTAGAAACTagaatgaatttgatttttagttgatttaaggGAAAAATCTAAGTgcttaacatgttttttaagagAGAAGTGAGAACGGCAATGGTTTTTTCCGTGAGAGAAACAATGTTGTTTGTTCAATATGTTCTTTgatctatttaaattttaattattgtcaCGCTTGTAAAGTGCGACATATTAAGTTTTCGCGTTTTAGAAGTATGATTTTtagtgcaatttttttttcaaacgtTATTcccttgaaattttaaaatttttgcgctaatttttttaaaaaaaacccatatttgGTTGGTTTAACTGGGTATCATGTCTTGTGGATGAAGATACAAGCGTATTTGagatgatatttttgaaatgaagtTGTATACTTGAAATTCTctttaactatttaaaaataaaaaaataaaatactagtCCAATCATgttcttattttccttttattgtcGCAGGCTGCCTGCCATATGTAAAGCCTTGAAATAGCCGTCTTACCATTGGTGACGACATCGTTTACTTCATCAACGAAGGGACAcaaaagaagtaaaagaaaacCTTTCATTTTCACCTTAGAAAGGGACAAAAATAATCTGTACCCAAATCAAATGATCACAAATGGATGGCTCTTGATCCATCACAAAACACCAATCAAAACCATCACAAAGAATCAATCTAGAATCCATGATGATTCAACACCTTTTACCCATAACGTTGTAATGGTAAACTATTATAACAAGACCAAAAGGGTTTCTTTGTCTCCATTTTTTGACCGTTGCAATATCAAATTCTTAAGCAACACGAAAACCTGAAGCTACCCAGAACAGTTAaagaaacataacaaaaacagagaggaaaCCATCGACAATGGCAGAAACTAACTGCCATCTGAACCAATCCCATCAACAAAACCCTAGTGTTCAATCTCTCTTTCAAGCCATTGATCATATCTCTCTAATTCTTTCTCAAAACTCAGCAGATTCTGATCAACCGGTGCCTTTAAAACTGACCACTGAGAGTTATATCATGGAAAGAGGGCCAAGATACAGAGCGTATGCAAagttaagagagaaaaaactaaGAATGACGATGTTAAAGCAACAAGAATATGAAGAGACTGATTTTAAACAAACTCCACCAAAGAAACAAGAGAAGTTTCATGGAAATTTGGGGAATTCAAGAAAAGGGTCCTCTATCTTGGCTCAATCGGTGCCTGATTTCTCTGCTACTTTGAGGAAAGAAAGCCACGGCAAGAGCTGACTCCTCCATCTAAGAATGTGTCAAAAACTAATAATGGGTTTCTATCGAAGTCGAGGAGAAAAGGAATGGTGGGTTGTTAATGGCGAGGAAGAGTTATGCAAGTGTTGAAGAATTAAAAGGATTGTCTTTGGCTGCTGCAAATGCTATTAATGGTGATAACAGAGGAAACAGAGGAGGTAGAGGagttggtgttggtgttggcAAGAATGTTTTGGGATATAGAAAATTTTGATATTGATCCATCTATGGTGGTTTCTTAATTCATTCTGAAATTTGTTGATCTCTTAACTGGGTTTTTGTTTAGTTCGGTTTGATTTTATCAGAATTTTCTCACTACTACTGCTATTTCTGTAAGTTCtattctttgattgtttgttgattAAATCTCGGGGATTGTAAAGCTCTGGATGTAATCATGCTTCACATATGATTATAGTATTACTGGAGAAACTTTTGTCTCTCTTGGGATAAAATCCTATCTTATTTGCATTGCAAACTTGTGTCGTGCTGCGgatctttcctttcctttctgtTTTATAATAGAACCATGAAGGAGAAAACACTGATTTAGATAGTGTCTGGTTATTGATTGtgaacataaaaaatagaaacgAGATAGAAATAtgtttggttgaaaaaataaaaaaatataaataaatttatttttggaagagttttaaaattaatttttaaaaatatgtttggttgaaaaattatagatatataaataaatttatttttggaacaGTTTTAAAGTGAATATTTATACTTTCAGAACAAGATGTATAAAAAGGACATGTTttagagataatattttttttatttttaaaatatccttgtaaaaaactctcaattcaaaaattatctaACTAAaacatataaggataaaaatagttattatcatatttttaaaacctaactcgATGGTTGATTTGGGGTAAAGCCTAAGTTAATGATTGAGGCCCAAGTCATTGGtcaggttaacccg
The DNA window shown above is from Populus trichocarpa isolate Nisqually-1 chromosome 4, P.trichocarpa_v4.1, whole genome shotgun sequence and carries:
- the LOC7456833 gene encoding uncharacterized protein LOC7456833, with the protein product MAETNCHLNQSHQQNPSVQSLFQAIDHISLILSQNSADSDQPVPLKLTTESYIMERGPRYRAYAKLREKKLRMTMLKQQEYEETDFKQTPPKKQEKFHGNLGNSRKGSSILAQSVPDFSATLRKESHGKSSIEVEEKRNGGLLMARKSYASVEELKGLSLAAANAINGDNRGNRGGRGVGVGVGKNVLGYRKF